Proteins encoded within one genomic window of Bradyrhizobium sp. 186:
- a CDS encoding beta-1-3, beta-1-6-glucan biosynthesis protein yields the protein MRQRVFELRNAVLRQFAATLAVSSLVILIGLGGASAQSGAPAPDQGKAAAQPADAAKDTAQNQRRTDEFAEAAQVISGPAGNPECVWLGRRVVRLMWRDDLDTAFRHLDLYDRFGCPGGHIQAAFRCLTRFGGQIDPKVAETLDSRVHACWINPASQPQQAAATASQPAAPTAGNAQPQPAASPSPAASPSPAPPK from the coding sequence ATGCGGCAACGGGTGTTCGAGTTACGAAATGCGGTCCTGCGGCAGTTCGCCGCCACCTTGGCCGTCTCCTCCCTTGTCATCCTGATCGGTCTCGGTGGCGCCTCCGCCCAGAGCGGCGCTCCCGCCCCTGACCAGGGCAAGGCAGCCGCGCAGCCCGCCGATGCCGCCAAGGATACGGCCCAGAACCAGCGCCGCACCGACGAGTTTGCGGAAGCAGCGCAAGTCATCAGCGGCCCCGCCGGCAACCCCGAATGCGTCTGGCTCGGCCGACGCGTGGTGCGGCTGATGTGGCGGGATGACCTCGATACCGCGTTCCGCCATCTCGACCTCTACGATCGCTTCGGCTGCCCCGGCGGCCATATCCAGGCCGCCTTCCGCTGCCTGACCCGGTTCGGCGGACAGATCGACCCCAAGGTCGCCGAGACCCTGGATAGCCGTGTGCACGCCTGCTGGATCAACCCGGCGTCGCAGCCGCAGCAGGCGGCGGCCACCGCCTCGCAGCCGGCCGCGCCGACCGCCGGCAATGCGCAGCCGCAGCCAGCCGCGAGCCCCTCGCCGGCGGCAAGCCCGTCACCGGCGCCCCCGAAATAG
- the glmU gene encoding bifunctional UDP-N-acetylglucosamine diphosphorylase/glucosamine-1-phosphate N-acetyltransferase GlmU, with amino-acid sequence MTARSSLTIVLAAGEGTRMRSSLPKVLHPVAHQTLLAHVLAAAPQGTGTSLAVVIGPDHQAVADEARRIRPDALTCVQAERLGTAHAVLAAREAIAAGADDLLIAFGDTPLISAETFARLRAPLAKGAAIAALGFRAADPTGYGRFIVEGDRLVAIREQADASAQERKIDLCNAGVMAIDGRRALAILDKIGNANSKGEYYLTDAVGIVREQGWESVVIETSEDEVRGINTKAQLAEAEAVMQARLRKAAMEAGVTLIAPETVYLAADTVFGNDVTIEPFVVIGPGVSIADGTVIHSFSHIVQTTLGKNVSIGPYARLRPGTSLGDGARIGNFVETKAATLEAGVKVNHLSYIGDATIGANSNIGAGTITCNYDGFKKHKTTIGQGAFVGTNSSLVAPVKIGNGAYIGSGSVITRDVPDDAMALERSPQTIREGGAARYREMKTGGKKIEKKPEK; translated from the coding sequence ATGACCGCCCGCTCAAGCCTCACGATCGTGCTCGCCGCCGGCGAAGGCACGCGCATGCGATCGAGCCTGCCAAAAGTGCTGCATCCCGTAGCACACCAGACGCTCCTCGCCCACGTGCTCGCCGCCGCGCCGCAGGGAACCGGCACCTCGCTCGCCGTCGTGATCGGCCCCGACCACCAGGCGGTCGCGGATGAGGCACGGCGGATCCGCCCTGACGCGCTCACCTGCGTGCAGGCCGAGCGGCTCGGCACCGCGCATGCCGTGCTGGCGGCGCGCGAGGCGATCGCGGCGGGCGCCGACGATCTCCTGATCGCGTTCGGCGATACGCCGCTGATTTCGGCCGAGACCTTTGCGCGGCTGCGCGCGCCGCTCGCCAAGGGCGCCGCGATTGCCGCGCTCGGCTTCCGCGCCGCCGACCCCACTGGCTACGGCCGCTTCATCGTCGAGGGCGACCGCCTGGTCGCGATCCGCGAGCAGGCCGATGCCAGCGCCCAGGAGCGCAAGATCGATCTCTGCAATGCCGGCGTGATGGCGATCGACGGGCGCCGCGCGCTCGCAATCCTGGACAAGATCGGCAATGCGAATTCCAAGGGCGAATATTATCTGACGGACGCGGTCGGCATCGTCCGCGAACAGGGATGGGAGTCCGTGGTGATCGAGACCAGCGAGGACGAAGTGCGCGGCATCAACACCAAGGCGCAGCTTGCGGAAGCGGAAGCCGTCATGCAGGCGCGGCTGCGGAAAGCCGCGATGGAAGCCGGCGTCACGCTGATCGCGCCCGAGACCGTCTATCTCGCCGCCGACACCGTGTTCGGCAACGACGTGACGATCGAGCCGTTCGTGGTGATCGGCCCGGGCGTGTCGATCGCCGACGGCACGGTGATCCATTCCTTCTCGCACATCGTCCAGACCACGCTAGGCAAGAACGTCTCGATCGGTCCGTATGCGCGCTTAAGGCCCGGCACCTCGCTCGGCGACGGCGCGCGCATCGGCAATTTCGTGGAGACCAAGGCCGCGACGCTGGAGGCCGGCGTCAAGGTCAACCATCTCTCCTACATTGGGGACGCGACCATCGGCGCCAATTCCAACATCGGCGCCGGCACCATCACCTGCAACTACGACGGCTTCAAGAAGCACAAGACCACGATCGGGCAGGGCGCCTTCGTCGGCACGAACTCCTCGCTGGTCGCACCGGTCAAGATCGGCAACGGCGCCTATATCGGCTCGGGCTCGGTGATCACGCGCGACGTGCCCGACGACGCCATGGCGCTCGAGCGCAGCCCGCAGACCATCCGCGAAGGCGGCGCTGCGCGCTATCGCGAGATGAAGACGGGCGGGAAGAAGATCGAGAAGAAGCCGGAAAAATGA
- a CDS encoding IS4 family transposase has protein sequence MDGEAGAWFDRELAGCSLADERLNKRLRKLVAQIGSAMGESIPLVCQDWANTKAAYRFFSNDRVSEADILAGHFQSTRERTIATGGAVLVLHDTTEFSYRREDSDAIGITKSINSGRDKAGRLRSHTVCGILMHSSLAVTTEGLPLGLTAVKFWTRKKFKGTAALKKKINPTRVPIEKKESVRWLDNVRQSTELLRDPGRCIHIGDRESDIYELFCAAREAGTHFVIRTCVNRLAGDGDHTIADEMDEVAVKGLHRIDVRNNNGDPDEAVLEIRYRKIRVLPPIGKQKRYPALILTVIHAEERVTPKNRKKIEWKLITDLPVGSRADAIEKLEWYALRWKIEVFHKILKSGCKAEESKLRTAQRLTNLISVFCILSWRVFWMTMLNRAAPGALPTLALTATEIALLDRLVNDKPQARRKTLSHYLAKIARLGGYLARAHDPPPGNTVMWRGLSRLTDIALGAIVGAEIVGN, from the coding sequence ATGGACGGAGAAGCAGGCGCATGGTTTGATCGTGAGCTCGCGGGCTGCAGCCTTGCCGACGAGCGCCTGAACAAGCGGCTCCGCAAACTGGTGGCGCAGATCGGGAGCGCCATGGGAGAAAGCATTCCGCTGGTTTGCCAGGATTGGGCCAACACAAAGGCTGCCTATCGTTTTTTCTCCAACGACCGGGTCAGTGAGGCGGACATTCTGGCAGGCCACTTTCAATCGACGCGTGAGCGCACGATTGCCACAGGCGGTGCTGTTCTGGTGCTCCATGATACAACCGAGTTCAGCTATCGAAGGGAGGACTCAGACGCGATCGGGATCACCAAGAGCATAAACAGCGGCCGGGACAAGGCCGGCCGCCTGAGATCGCACACGGTTTGCGGCATCCTGATGCACTCGAGCCTGGCGGTAACGACCGAGGGGCTGCCGCTTGGACTGACGGCCGTCAAATTCTGGACCCGAAAGAAATTCAAGGGGACTGCCGCGCTTAAAAAGAAGATCAACCCGACGCGCGTTCCCATCGAGAAGAAGGAGAGCGTCCGATGGCTGGATAATGTCCGGCAATCCACAGAGCTGCTGCGCGATCCGGGACGATGCATCCATATCGGTGATCGCGAGAGCGACATCTATGAGCTGTTCTGCGCGGCTCGCGAAGCTGGAACGCATTTCGTGATCAGGACTTGCGTTAATCGCTTGGCTGGGGATGGGGATCACACGATCGCCGACGAAATGGACGAGGTCGCCGTCAAAGGACTGCATCGCATCGACGTCAGAAACAACAACGGCGATCCCGATGAAGCCGTCCTTGAGATCAGATATCGCAAGATTCGCGTCCTGCCGCCAATTGGGAAGCAGAAGCGCTATCCTGCGCTGATCTTGACGGTGATCCATGCCGAAGAGCGCGTAACGCCGAAGAACAGAAAGAAGATCGAGTGGAAGCTGATTACAGATCTGCCTGTGGGCTCACGCGCCGACGCAATCGAGAAACTCGAATGGTATGCCTTAAGATGGAAAATCGAAGTCTTCCACAAGATCCTCAAATCGGGCTGCAAAGCTGAGGAATCGAAGCTCCGGACCGCCCAGCGTCTGACCAACCTGATCTCTGTCTTTTGCATCCTCAGTTGGCGGGTCTTCTGGATGACGATGCTCAATCGCGCAGCTCCAGGGGCGCTACCGACTCTTGCGTTGACCGCAACTGAAATCGCCCTGCTCGATCGACTCGTGAATGACAAACCGCAAGCTCGACGGAAAACCCTCTCACATTACCTGGCCAAGATCGCCAGGCTCGGCGGCTATCTCGCCCGCGCCCACGATCCTCCGCCCGGCAACACGGTCATGTGGCGCGGGCTATCGCGCCTGACCGACATCGCGCTGGGGGCCATAGTCGGTGCAGAAATTGTGGGTAATTGA
- a CDS encoding NUDIX hydrolase, which produces MAKSSKLVAAKRGKVLLVRRRSDGLWMFPGGRKRARESEKDCLRREIREELPKLKLGRISLWKEVKARNKRSGRKMSDAIFIAKAARGRLAIGDKKEIDRAAWQKPRGIRLTPTSRYIRDRLFPRKQRRR; this is translated from the coding sequence ATGGCGAAGTCTTCCAAACTGGTTGCCGCGAAGCGCGGCAAGGTATTGTTGGTCAGACGCCGGTCGGACGGCCTGTGGATGTTCCCGGGCGGCCGCAAGCGCGCGCGCGAGTCCGAGAAGGACTGCCTGCGGCGGGAGATCAGGGAGGAGCTGCCTAAGCTGAAGCTCGGCAGGATCAGCCTCTGGAAGGAAGTGAAGGCCAGGAACAAGCGCTCTGGCCGCAAGATGAGCGACGCGATCTTCATTGCGAAGGCTGCCAGGGGCAGGCTGGCCATCGGTGACAAGAAGGAGATCGATCGCGCTGCCTGGCAGAAGCCCCGCGGGATCCGCCTGACCCCGACCTCGCGCTACATCCGCGATCGCCTGTTTCCGCGGAAGCAGCGGCGGCGCTGA
- a CDS encoding AI-2E family transporter — translation MPVKSLRQLLTGEDIIQLVIRLGLLALLIIWTFLIIRPFVPILAWSAVLAVAFYPAFSWVAKILGGRPKTAAAILTLITLGIVIGPATWLGLSAVDGARELARQLGTGDLALQSAPEQIKSWPVIGPTLYDLWEQAYNNIRAVLREVAPYLQPLAGPLLSLAGDASLGTLQFLVSVFVAGFLFPHGPRLVAAGRGFLFRIVPEQSEHFLGLAGATIRAVAQGVIGVAIVQALLAGIGFKLAAVPSAGLLAFIVLLLSIVQIGAFLVLLPVIIWIWTAKDVTTALLLTVFLVLVGFIDTMLKPLVMGRGLTTPTIVIFVGVIGGTLAHGIVGLFIGPIILSVAWEMAAAWIRTEDRGEAAASKG, via the coding sequence GTGCCCGTGAAAAGCCTGCGTCAGCTCCTGACCGGAGAGGACATCATCCAGCTCGTGATCCGGCTTGGCCTGCTGGCGCTGCTGATCATCTGGACATTCCTGATCATCCGCCCGTTCGTGCCGATCCTGGCCTGGAGCGCCGTGCTCGCGGTCGCGTTCTATCCGGCCTTCAGCTGGGTCGCAAAAATCCTCGGCGGCCGGCCCAAGACCGCGGCGGCGATCCTCACCTTGATTACGCTCGGCATCGTCATTGGTCCGGCGACCTGGCTGGGCCTGAGCGCGGTGGACGGCGCGCGGGAGCTGGCGCGCCAGCTCGGTACCGGCGACCTCGCGCTCCAGTCGGCGCCGGAGCAGATCAAGTCATGGCCGGTGATCGGCCCGACGCTCTACGATCTCTGGGAGCAGGCCTACAACAACATCCGCGCGGTGCTGCGCGAAGTCGCGCCCTATCTCCAGCCGCTGGCGGGACCGCTGTTGTCACTCGCGGGCGATGCCAGCCTGGGAACGCTCCAGTTTCTGGTCTCGGTGTTCGTGGCCGGCTTCCTGTTTCCGCACGGGCCGCGGTTGGTCGCTGCCGGGCGCGGCTTCCTGTTTCGTATCGTGCCCGAGCAGAGCGAGCATTTTCTCGGGCTTGCGGGCGCAACCATCCGCGCCGTAGCGCAAGGCGTGATCGGCGTCGCGATCGTGCAGGCGCTGCTTGCCGGCATCGGCTTCAAGCTCGCCGCCGTGCCGAGCGCCGGCTTGCTCGCTTTCATCGTGCTGCTGCTCTCGATCGTGCAGATCGGCGCCTTCCTCGTGCTCCTGCCCGTGATCATCTGGATCTGGACCGCCAAGGACGTCACCACGGCGCTGCTGCTCACGGTGTTTCTCGTCCTTGTCGGCTTCATCGACACCATGTTGAAGCCGCTGGTCATGGGACGCGGCCTGACCACACCCACGATCGTGATCTTCGTCGGCGTGATCGGCGGCACGCTGGCCCACGGCATTGTCGGCCTGTTCATCGGGCCGATCATCCTGTCGGTGGCGTGGGAAATGGCGGCGGCGTGGATCAGGACTGAGGACCGCGGGGAGGCGGCGGCGAGCAAAGGCTGA
- a CDS encoding beta-(1-6) glucans synthase — protein MAREQVIDGPSRRMEPISLRTPLALLLVSLGAIAAVWWWLGTPITLARAPIDPADKVQCVSYAPFRGEQSPLNAWTHIEADQIEQDLRQLKEITDCVRTYSMENGLDQVPAIAARIGGLKVLQGIWLSSNRAKNFEQAALAVRLIKDFPGIITAVVVGNEVLLRGEMTTGDLVSIIRSVKAQVSVPVTYADVWEFWLRNREIYDAVDFVTIHILPYWEDIPVRAKFAAAHVEQIRERMAVAFPGKEILIGETGWPSEGRMREGALPSRTNQARVVSEILSLAKAQKFRVNLIESYDQPWKRKLEGTAGGYWGLFDSVRRQVKYPPGEPISNFPYWKWYMGAGMGLSVLVFAVAGLTLRRRPWTPRFSAWLGVGISATSAGILLGIGADKMYYESYGVSGWLHWGALLLAGILSPIFCAQALVIGRSLPTFLDLLGPSEGRKWSKLTAVLGLTLAVTAVIAAETALGFVFDPRYHDFPYASLTMAVVPFAVLMLNRPQIGQRPIAESVFAGLLALAAAYILVNEGRENWQSLWTCAIYLLFALTLWRARAAQIQG, from the coding sequence ATGGCGCGCGAGCAGGTAATCGACGGACCCTCGCGGAGGATGGAACCGATTTCTCTTCGTACGCCATTGGCGCTTCTGCTCGTTTCCCTGGGTGCGATTGCTGCCGTGTGGTGGTGGCTGGGCACGCCGATCACGCTCGCGCGCGCCCCGATCGATCCGGCCGACAAGGTCCAATGCGTGTCCTACGCGCCGTTCCGCGGCGAGCAGTCGCCGCTGAACGCATGGACCCATATCGAGGCCGATCAGATCGAGCAGGACTTGCGCCAGCTCAAGGAGATCACGGACTGCGTCCGTACCTATTCGATGGAGAACGGGCTCGACCAGGTGCCGGCGATCGCGGCCCGGATCGGCGGGCTGAAGGTGCTCCAGGGCATTTGGCTCTCGAGCAACCGCGCCAAGAATTTTGAGCAGGCTGCGCTTGCCGTCCGCCTCATCAAGGATTTCCCCGGAATCATCACCGCGGTCGTCGTCGGCAACGAGGTGCTGCTGCGCGGCGAGATGACAACCGGCGACCTCGTGTCCATCATCCGCTCGGTGAAGGCGCAGGTCAGCGTGCCCGTCACCTATGCCGACGTCTGGGAATTCTGGCTCAGGAATCGTGAGATCTATGACGCCGTCGACTTCGTCACGATTCACATCCTGCCCTATTGGGAAGACATTCCGGTGCGCGCGAAATTCGCGGCCGCCCATGTCGAACAGATCCGCGAACGGATGGCCGTGGCGTTTCCCGGCAAGGAGATCCTGATCGGCGAGACCGGCTGGCCGAGCGAGGGGCGCATGCGCGAGGGCGCGCTGCCGTCGCGCACCAACCAGGCGCGGGTGGTCTCGGAAATCCTGAGCCTTGCGAAAGCGCAAAAATTCCGCGTCAACCTGATCGAGTCCTACGACCAGCCGTGGAAGCGCAAGCTCGAAGGCACGGCCGGCGGCTATTGGGGCCTATTCGACTCCGTGCGCCGGCAGGTCAAATACCCGCCGGGCGAGCCGATCAGCAATTTCCCGTACTGGAAATGGTACATGGGCGCCGGCATGGGCTTGAGCGTGCTGGTGTTCGCGGTCGCCGGCCTCACGCTGCGCCGGCGGCCATGGACTCCTCGCTTCTCGGCCTGGCTCGGTGTCGGCATCTCGGCGACGTCAGCCGGCATCCTGCTTGGGATCGGCGCTGACAAGATGTACTATGAGAGCTACGGCGTCAGCGGCTGGCTGCACTGGGGCGCGCTGCTCCTGGCCGGCATCCTGTCGCCGATCTTCTGCGCGCAGGCGCTCGTCATCGGCCGCAGCCTGCCGACCTTCCTCGATCTGCTCGGCCCGAGCGAGGGGCGAAAATGGTCGAAGCTCACGGCCGTGCTCGGCCTGACGCTGGCCGTGACCGCGGTGATCGCGGCGGAGACCGCGCTCGGCTTCGTGTTCGACCCGCGCTACCACGATTTCCCCTACGCCTCGCTGACGATGGCGGTGGTGCCGTTCGCGGTGCTGATGCTGAACCGGCCGCAGATCGGCCAGCGTCCGATTGCGGAGTCCGTCTTCGCAGGCCTGCTCGCGCTGGCGGCGGCGTATATTCTCGTCAACGAAGGCCGCGAGAACTGGCAGTCGCTGTGGACCTGCGCGATCTACCTGCTGTTCGCGCTCACGCTGTGGCGGGCGCGGGCCGCGCAAATCCAAGGATGA
- a CDS encoding IS110 family transposase has product MAKQNDLSRCLVTFEQDATVIAVIEIGQSSWLVAGIVPGLERNPLKKLSPDQDALLQLLHRWQKEAVQAGRTIKRIVVAYEAGRDGFWLARWLRAREIEAYVIHPSSVPVSREHRRAKTDRLDTELLKRAFLGWLRGEPKHCSMAAIPTLVDEDAKRPGRERQSLVGERTRIINRLKANLARLGIRSFRPNLAQASNRLEALRTPEGSAVPANTQAEMQRDMNHLRFIKQQIKEIETSRAKRLAAAPNEQRHAMVRLLARVVGVGIDTADMLVQEVFSRNMRDRKALARYAGLTGAPDESGKKRRERGLAKAGNARVRRGMIELAWGHLVHQKDSALTAWYRKRTSDARGGTRKTMIVALARKLLIALWRLVTTGETPAGLLLRPAA; this is encoded by the coding sequence ATGGCGAAGCAGAACGACCTGAGCAGATGCCTTGTCACATTTGAACAAGACGCGACAGTGATCGCCGTAATCGAGATCGGCCAGTCGAGTTGGCTGGTCGCCGGTATTGTGCCCGGTCTCGAACGCAATCCTTTGAAGAAGCTCAGCCCAGACCAGGATGCGCTTCTGCAGCTTCTGCATCGTTGGCAGAAGGAAGCGGTGCAGGCTGGACGCACGATCAAACGGATCGTCGTCGCCTATGAGGCCGGCCGCGACGGCTTCTGGTTAGCACGCTGGCTGCGAGCGCGAGAGATCGAGGCCTACGTAATCCACCCGTCGAGCGTCCCGGTGTCGCGCGAGCACCGGCGGGCGAAGACAGATCGGCTTGACACTGAGCTGCTCAAACGCGCCTTTCTTGGCTGGCTGCGCGGCGAACCCAAGCATTGCAGCATGGCGGCGATCCCAACCCTCGTGGACGAGGATGCAAAACGGCCGGGCCGCGAGCGCCAGAGCTTGGTCGGGGAACGCACACGCATTATCAATCGCCTGAAGGCCAACCTCGCCCGCCTCGGCATTCGCAGCTTCCGGCCAAACCTGGCTCAGGCATCGAATCGGCTGGAGGCCTTGCGCACGCCGGAGGGCTCGGCCGTTCCAGCGAACACACAGGCCGAAATGCAGCGCGACATGAACCACCTGCGCTTCATCAAGCAGCAGATCAAGGAGATCGAGACGAGCCGTGCCAAACGCCTGGCGGCAGCGCCCAACGAGCAACGCCATGCCATGGTACGCCTGCTCGCGCGGGTCGTCGGCGTCGGCATTGATACCGCGGACATGCTCGTGCAGGAGGTGTTCTCGCGCAACATGCGGGACCGTAAAGCCCTCGCGCGCTATGCCGGCCTGACCGGCGCCCCCGACGAGAGCGGCAAAAAACGACGCGAGCGAGGGCTTGCCAAAGCGGGCAATGCCCGCGTGCGCCGCGGGATGATCGAGCTCGCCTGGGGTCATCTGGTACACCAGAAGGACAGCGCACTGACCGCGTGGTATCGGAAGCGAACTTCCGACGCCCGCGGCGGCACGCGCAAGACGATGATCGTGGCGCTCGCGCGCAAGCTTCTCATTGCGCTGTGGCGGCTCGTGACAACCGGCGAAACGCCGGCAGGTCTGCTGCTGCGACCGGCCGCATAA
- a CDS encoding glycosyltransferase, giving the protein MRVVAAVLLLVSALHAGLWGVLRDREPAPDFRGLLPSVSYAPFEGAAHPDIDNTPTVEKIRADLKTLSTMTRAIRLYSSTGGVELVPPIAAEFGLKVTVGAWIDRDKDRNEREIKAAIELARKNSNVNGVVVGNEVIYRGEQKVEDLIEMIKRVRSAVRVPVTTGEIWNIWRDNPDLASNVDFIAAHVLPYWENFRSDQAVDQAVDRYNLLRNLFPGKRIVIAEFGWPSAGYNLRNADPGPFQQALTLRNFVGRAEAIGMEYNIVEAIDQPWKYFEGGVGPYWGILNASREPKFAWTGPVENPDYWKLMTIALLVGVLLSLPILRLQQPTARQAFLLSATANGVGAWAATVFAFWNGHYFIFGSAFALTLGMILLVPLVLIAMARIDEIAAVAFGRPPQRLLSKDKPVADVPENYYPKVSIHIPAYFEPVEMLKQTLDALSRLNYPNYECVVIINNTPDPAFWQPIQDHCRALGERFKFINAEKVQGFKAGALRIAMDRTAADAEIIGILDADYVVDPDWLKDLVPAFADPRVGLVQAPQEHRDGDLSIMHYIMNGEYAGFFDIGMVQRNEVSAIIVHGTMCLIRRAAMDMAGGWSSDTICEDSDLGLAIQELGWVTHYTNHRYGQGLLPDTYEAFKKQRHRWAYGGLQIVKKHWRHFLPGRSRLTPDQKREYGLGWLNWLGAESLGVVVALLNLVWVPIVAFADIAIPDKILTLPIIGAFVVSLAHFLSMYRARVAIKPGQMLGAMIAAMSVQWTVSRAVAQGLITEHIAFARTSKGGLSRMSIEFQAFWEAVIGALLLIGAGVLIASNSYRQITEIYIFAGVLVLQSLPFLAAVAIAILELSRINSFQFWRDSAIRSAELIGLRPVALPTSAGTSQPLPNEVRRETN; this is encoded by the coding sequence ATGCGCGTTGTCGCCGCCGTCCTGTTGCTCGTGTCCGCGCTCCACGCCGGCCTCTGGGGAGTCTTGCGCGACAGGGAACCAGCGCCCGACTTCAGGGGCCTGTTGCCCAGCGTGTCCTACGCACCGTTTGAGGGCGCGGCCCACCCCGACATCGACAACACCCCGACCGTCGAGAAAATCCGCGCCGACTTGAAGACGCTGTCCACCATGACGCGCGCGATCCGCCTCTATTCGTCCACGGGCGGCGTGGAACTGGTGCCGCCGATCGCCGCCGAGTTCGGCCTCAAGGTCACCGTTGGCGCCTGGATCGACAGGGACAAGGATCGCAACGAGCGCGAGATCAAGGCCGCCATCGAGCTCGCCCGCAAGAACAGCAACGTGAACGGCGTCGTTGTCGGCAACGAGGTGATCTATCGCGGCGAGCAAAAGGTCGAAGACCTCATCGAGATGATCAAGAGGGTCAGGAGCGCGGTCCGCGTGCCGGTGACCACCGGCGAGATTTGGAACATCTGGCGCGACAATCCGGACCTCGCATCCAACGTCGATTTCATCGCCGCCCACGTGCTGCCCTACTGGGAAAACTTCCGCTCGGACCAGGCGGTCGACCAGGCCGTCGACCGCTACAACCTTTTGCGCAATTTGTTTCCCGGCAAGCGCATCGTGATCGCCGAGTTCGGCTGGCCGAGCGCGGGCTACAATCTGCGCAACGCCGATCCGGGTCCGTTCCAGCAGGCGCTGACGCTGCGCAACTTCGTCGGCCGCGCCGAAGCCATCGGCATGGAATACAACATCGTCGAAGCCATCGATCAGCCCTGGAAGTACTTCGAAGGCGGCGTCGGCCCGTATTGGGGCATCCTCAACGCCAGCCGCGAGCCGAAATTCGCCTGGACCGGCCCGGTGGAAAATCCCGACTATTGGAAGCTGATGACGATCGCACTGCTGGTCGGCGTCCTGCTGTCGCTGCCGATCCTGCGGCTGCAGCAGCCAACCGCGCGGCAGGCCTTCCTGCTGTCGGCGACCGCGAACGGTGTCGGCGCCTGGGCCGCGACCGTATTCGCGTTCTGGAACGGGCACTATTTCATCTTCGGCTCGGCCTTCGCGCTGACGCTCGGCATGATCCTCCTTGTTCCGCTCGTGCTGATCGCGATGGCGCGGATCGACGAAATCGCGGCGGTCGCCTTTGGCCGGCCGCCGCAGCGGCTGCTCAGCAAGGACAAGCCGGTCGCCGACGTGCCCGAGAATTACTACCCGAAGGTCTCGATCCACATTCCGGCGTATTTCGAGCCGGTCGAGATGCTGAAGCAGACGCTCGATGCGCTGTCGCGGCTGAACTACCCGAACTACGAATGCGTCGTCATCATCAACAACACGCCCGATCCCGCCTTCTGGCAGCCGATCCAGGATCACTGCCGCGCGCTCGGTGAACGCTTCAAGTTCATCAACGCCGAGAAGGTGCAGGGTTTCAAGGCCGGCGCGCTGCGCATCGCAATGGACCGCACCGCTGCGGATGCCGAAATCATCGGCATCCTCGATGCCGACTATGTCGTCGATCCCGACTGGCTGAAGGACCTGGTGCCGGCCTTCGCCGATCCGCGCGTCGGTCTCGTGCAGGCACCGCAGGAGCATCGCGACGGCGACCTGTCGATCATGCACTACATCATGAACGGCGAATATGCCGGCTTCTTCGACATCGGCATGGTCCAGCGCAACGAGGTCAGCGCCATCATCGTGCACGGCACGATGTGCCTGATCCGCCGCGCCGCGATGGACATGGCCGGCGGCTGGTCGTCCGATACGATCTGTGAGGACAGCGATCTCGGCCTCGCGATCCAGGAGCTCGGCTGGGTCACGCACTACACCAATCACCGCTACGGCCAGGGCCTGCTCCCCGACACCTACGAAGCCTTCAAGAAGCAGCGTCACCGCTGGGCCTATGGCGGCCTTCAGATCGTGAAGAAGCACTGGCGGCACTTCCTGCCCGGAAGGAGCCGACTGACGCCCGACCAGAAGCGCGAATACGGTTTGGGCTGGCTGAACTGGCTTGGGGCCGAAAGCCTCGGCGTGGTCGTGGCGCTGCTCAACCTCGTCTGGGTGCCGATCGTCGCTTTTGCCGACATCGCGATCCCAGACAAGATCCTGACGCTGCCGATCATTGGCGCGTTCGTCGTCTCGCTCGCGCACTTCCTGTCGATGTACCGTGCGCGCGTCGCGATCAAACCCGGCCAGATGCTGGGTGCCATGATCGCTGCGATGAGCGTGCAGTGGACGGTGTCGCGCGCGGTCGCGCAGGGCCTGATCACCGAGCACATTGCGTTCGCGCGCACCTCCAAGGGCGGCCTATCGCGGATGTCGATCGAGTTCCAGGCGTTCTGGGAGGCGGTGATCGGCGCGCTGCTGCTGATCGGCGCCGGCGTGCTGATCGCCTCCAACAGCTATCGGCAGATCACCGAGATCTACATCTTCGCCGGCGTGCTGGTGCTGCAAAGCCTGCCGTTCCTGGCCGCGGTCGCGATCGCCATCCTCGAGCTCAGCCGCATCAACTCGTTCCAGTTCTGGCGCGACAGCGCGATCCGCTCCGCCGAGCTGATCGGCCTGCGCCCAGTCGCGCTGCCGACATCCGCCGGCACGTCGCAGCCGCTGCCGAACGAGGTCCGGCGGGAGACGAACTAA